The Candidatus Methylomirabilota bacterium genomic sequence ACTTTCCCGGTCCACCTGTGATTCTGAAACTCCCAAGGTTCCAGTAAGTTGCAGCGCATGATAGGCCTGGGTCGGGGGCCTTCCGGGGCGGGCTAGCCGATGTCGATCACCCTATTGAAGGGGCGAGGAGCTCAATGGCCAAGGTCATGGTGGTCGACGACGCCTACTCGGAGCTCAAGTTCATGGAAGGCATCCTCAAGTCCGCCGGCCTCGACGTCGTGACGAGCCTGGACGGCGACAAGCTCGAGGACAAGATGGTCACGGAGCGCCCGGACCTGCTGCTCCTCGACATCGTCATGCCCAACCGCAACGGCTACGAGCTTCTCCGCAGCATCAAGCGTGACGCGCGCACGCGGCACACGCCCGTGGTGCTGGTCAGCTCGAAGAACCAGGATAGCGATCGCGTGTGGGGGAAGCGACAGGGCGCCGACGAATATCTCGGCAAGCCTTTCACCGCCGAGCAGCTCGTCACCATGGTCAGGCAGTTCGTCAAGTGAGCGCGCGGGTCGGCGCGCCACGATGACCACGCAACCCGCCGCAGCGCC encodes the following:
- a CDS encoding response regulator produces the protein MAKVMVVDDAYSELKFMEGILKSAGLDVVTSLDGDKLEDKMVTERPDLLLLDIVMPNRNGYELLRSIKRDARTRHTPVVLVSSKNQDSDRVWGKRQGADEYLGKPFTAEQLVTMVRQFVK